A single window of Tiliqua scincoides isolate rTilSci1 chromosome 10, rTilSci1.hap2, whole genome shotgun sequence DNA harbors:
- the INPP5B gene encoding type II inositol 1,4,5-trisphosphate 5-phosphatase isoform X1 encodes MPRNEVTSEMVRSSSVLVSDKVQGLPMQTFGLRETIIKSQLAQKEDSYTHLQSFRFFVGTYNVNGQPPRESLQPWLSQDIEPPDVYCVGFQEIDLSKEAFLFNDTPREEEWFKAVTESLHPGAKYAKVKLVRLVGILLLLYVRTELAMNVSEVEAETVGTGIMGRMGNKGGVAIRFKLHNTTLCVVNSHLAAHAEEYERRNQDFRDICARMQFCQLNLGLPPLTINKHNIILWLGDLNYRLEEQDVEQVKKLVEVRDFQALYQHDQLKIQREAMAVFEGYMEGEISFQPTYKYNTGSDDWDTSEKCRIPAWCDRILWKGKNISQLSYRSHPTLRNSDHKPVSAVFDIGVKVADKELYCKTLEEIVRSLDKLENASIPSVALSKREFLFKDVKYMQLQVESFTIRNGPVPCQFEFINKPGEDAYCKLWLAANPSKGFLLPDSEVVVELELFVNKSTATRLNSGEDKLEDILVLHLDRGKDYFLPVSGNYLPSCFGSPLQTLSYMREPIQDMLPETIRELTLMPLWEGDDAFRDQEPLEIPKELWMMVDHLYRNACQQEDLFQQPGLRSEFEQIRDCLDAGMMDTLSPVGSNHSVAEALLLFLESLPEPVICYKLYSKCLEHADSFVLSCQVVSTLPKCHKNVFSYLMAFLRELLIHEHSRKNHLDANILASIFGGLLLRPPPDHPKPTVAEKRKAQQFVQHFLLRECGVL; translated from the exons ATGCCCAGGAATGAGGTCACTAGCGAGATGGTCCGCTCCTCTAGCGTTCTGGTGTCTGACAAGGTACAGGGCCTGCCCATGCAGACATTTGGATTGAGAGAGACCATCATCAAATCCCAGCTTGCTCAGAAAGAGGATTCATATACCCACCTGCAGAGCTTCAG GTTTTTTGTTGGGACATACAACGTGAATGGTCAGCCTCCCAGAGAGAGTCTCCAGCCCTGGCTAAGTCAAGACATTGAGCCTCCAGACGTTTACTGTGTGGG CTTCCAAGAGATTGACTTAAGCAAAGAGGCCTTTTTATTCAATGATACTCCCAGAGAAGAGGAATGGTTTAAAGCTGTCACGGAGAGCCTCCACCCAGGAGCCAAGTATGCCAAG GTGAAGCTTGTCCGGCTAGTGgggatcctgctgctgctgtacgTGAGGACAGAGCTTGCGATGAATGTCTCCGAGGTGGAGGCTGAGACGGTCGGCACAGGCATCATGGGGAGAATG gGCAACAAGGGTGGGGTGGCCATCCGGTTCAAGCTGCACAACACCACCCTCTGTGTGGTGAACAGCCACCTGGCAGCCCACGCCGAGGAGTATGAGCGGCGGAACCAGGACTTCCGAGACATCTGTGCCCGCATGCAGTTTTGCCAGCTGAATCTCGGCCTCCCACCCCTCACCATAAACAAGCACAA CATCATCTTGTGGTTGGGAGACTTGAACTACAGGCTGGAGGAACAAGATGTGGAGCAGGTGAAGAAACTGGTTGAGGTGCGGGACTTCCAAGCCCTTTATCAGCATGACCAG CTGAAAATCCAGAGAGAGGCCATGGCAGTCTTCGAAGGCTATATGGAGGGAGAAATTTCCTTTCAACCTACTTACAAATACAACACTGGCTCTGATGACTGGGACACCAG TGAGAAGTGCCGCATTCCAGCCTGGTGTGACCGAATTCTCTGGAAAGGGAAGAACATCTCTCAGCTGAGCTACCGAAGCCACCCGACCCTGAGGAATAGTGACCACAAGCCAGTCAGTGCTGTGTTTGACATTGGG GTGAAGGTGGCGGATAAGGAGCTCTACTGCAAAACCTTAGAGGAAATTGTGCGCTCCTTGGATAAGCTGGAGAATGCCAGCATCCCATCGGTTGCTCTCTCCAAGAGGGAG TTCCTTTTCAAGGATGTGAAGTACATGCAGCTTCAAGTGGAGTCTTTCACCATCCGCAACGGGCCAGTTCCCTGCCAGTTTGAATTCATCAACAAGCCAGGCGAGGATGCCTATTGCAAGCTGTGGCTGGCTGCAAACCCCAGCAAAGGCTTCCTGTTGCCAG ACTCTGAAGTGGTTGTTGAGTTGGAACTGTTTGTGAATAAATCGACTGCGACACGCTTGAACTCTGGAGAGGACAAACTGGAGGACATCTTGGTGCTGCACCTTGATCGGGGCAAGGATTACTTCTTGCCTGTTTCAGGGAACTACCTGCCCAGCTGCTTTGGATCTCCCTTGCAGACACTCAGTTACATGAGGGAGCCCATCCAGGACATGTTGCCAGAGACCATCAGAGAGCTG ACCTTGATGCCTTTATGGGAAGGAGACGATGCCTTCAGGGATCAAGAGCCCTTAGAAATCCCCAAGGAGCTATGGATGATGGTAGACCACCTCTACCGCAACGCCTGCCAACAG GAAGACCTGTTCCAGCAGCCTGGCTTGAGATCAGAGTTTGAACAGATCCGTGATTGTCTGGATGCAGGAATGATGGACACTCTCAGT CCAGTTGGTAGCAATCACTCTGTAGCTGAAGCGCTTCTGCTGTTCTTGGAGAGCCTCCCAGAGCCTGTCATCTGCTACAAGCTGTACAGCAAGTGCCTGGAGCATGCTGACAGCTTTGTGCTGAGTTGTCAG GTTGTGTCCACGTTGCCCAAGTGCcataaaaatgtcttcagttaTCTGATGGCATTTCTGCGGGAGCTGCTGATCCACGAACACTCCAGAAAAAACCACTTGGATGCAAATATTCTTG CTAGTATATTTGGGGGCTTATTGCTGCGGCCCCCTCCTGACCACCCCAAACCGACTGTTGCCGAGAAGCGGAAGGCTCAGCAGTTTGTCCAGCATTTCCTCTTGCGGGAATGTGGTGTGCTGTGA
- the INPP5B gene encoding type II inositol 1,4,5-trisphosphate 5-phosphatase isoform X2, translating into MPRNEVTSEMVRSSSVLVSDKVQGLPMQTFGLRETIIKSQLAQKEDSYTHLQSFRFFVGTYNVNGQPPRESLQPWLSQDIEPPDVYCVGFQEIDLSKEAFLFNDTPREEEWFKAVTESLHPGAKYAKVKLVRLVGILLLLYVRTELAMNVSEVEAETVGTGIMGRMGNKGGVAIRFKLHNTTLCVVNSHLAAHAEEYERRNQDFRDICARMQFCQLNLGLPPLTINKHNIILWLGDLNYRLEEQDVEQVKKLVEVRDFQALYQHDQLKIQREAMAVFEGYMEGEISFQPTYKYNTGSDDWDTSEKCRIPAWCDRILWKGKNISQLSYRSHPTLRNSDHKPVSAVFDIGVKVADKELYCKTLEEIVRSLDKLENASIPSVALSKREFLFKDVKYMQLQVESFTIRNGPVPCQFEFINKPGEDAYCKLWLAANPSKGFLLPDSEVVVELELFVNKSTATRLNSGEDKLEDILVLHLDRGKDYFLPVSGNYLPSCFGSPLQTLSYMREPIQDMLPETIRELTLMPLWEGDDAFRDQEPLEIPKELWMMVDHLYRNACQQEDLFQQPGLRSEFEQIRDCLDAGMMDTLIGSNHSVAEALLLFLESLPEPVICYKLYSKCLEHADSFVLSCQVVSTLPKCHKNVFSYLMAFLRELLIHEHSRKNHLDANILASIFGGLLLRPPPDHPKPTVAEKRKAQQFVQHFLLRECGVL; encoded by the exons ATGCCCAGGAATGAGGTCACTAGCGAGATGGTCCGCTCCTCTAGCGTTCTGGTGTCTGACAAGGTACAGGGCCTGCCCATGCAGACATTTGGATTGAGAGAGACCATCATCAAATCCCAGCTTGCTCAGAAAGAGGATTCATATACCCACCTGCAGAGCTTCAG GTTTTTTGTTGGGACATACAACGTGAATGGTCAGCCTCCCAGAGAGAGTCTCCAGCCCTGGCTAAGTCAAGACATTGAGCCTCCAGACGTTTACTGTGTGGG CTTCCAAGAGATTGACTTAAGCAAAGAGGCCTTTTTATTCAATGATACTCCCAGAGAAGAGGAATGGTTTAAAGCTGTCACGGAGAGCCTCCACCCAGGAGCCAAGTATGCCAAG GTGAAGCTTGTCCGGCTAGTGgggatcctgctgctgctgtacgTGAGGACAGAGCTTGCGATGAATGTCTCCGAGGTGGAGGCTGAGACGGTCGGCACAGGCATCATGGGGAGAATG gGCAACAAGGGTGGGGTGGCCATCCGGTTCAAGCTGCACAACACCACCCTCTGTGTGGTGAACAGCCACCTGGCAGCCCACGCCGAGGAGTATGAGCGGCGGAACCAGGACTTCCGAGACATCTGTGCCCGCATGCAGTTTTGCCAGCTGAATCTCGGCCTCCCACCCCTCACCATAAACAAGCACAA CATCATCTTGTGGTTGGGAGACTTGAACTACAGGCTGGAGGAACAAGATGTGGAGCAGGTGAAGAAACTGGTTGAGGTGCGGGACTTCCAAGCCCTTTATCAGCATGACCAG CTGAAAATCCAGAGAGAGGCCATGGCAGTCTTCGAAGGCTATATGGAGGGAGAAATTTCCTTTCAACCTACTTACAAATACAACACTGGCTCTGATGACTGGGACACCAG TGAGAAGTGCCGCATTCCAGCCTGGTGTGACCGAATTCTCTGGAAAGGGAAGAACATCTCTCAGCTGAGCTACCGAAGCCACCCGACCCTGAGGAATAGTGACCACAAGCCAGTCAGTGCTGTGTTTGACATTGGG GTGAAGGTGGCGGATAAGGAGCTCTACTGCAAAACCTTAGAGGAAATTGTGCGCTCCTTGGATAAGCTGGAGAATGCCAGCATCCCATCGGTTGCTCTCTCCAAGAGGGAG TTCCTTTTCAAGGATGTGAAGTACATGCAGCTTCAAGTGGAGTCTTTCACCATCCGCAACGGGCCAGTTCCCTGCCAGTTTGAATTCATCAACAAGCCAGGCGAGGATGCCTATTGCAAGCTGTGGCTGGCTGCAAACCCCAGCAAAGGCTTCCTGTTGCCAG ACTCTGAAGTGGTTGTTGAGTTGGAACTGTTTGTGAATAAATCGACTGCGACACGCTTGAACTCTGGAGAGGACAAACTGGAGGACATCTTGGTGCTGCACCTTGATCGGGGCAAGGATTACTTCTTGCCTGTTTCAGGGAACTACCTGCCCAGCTGCTTTGGATCTCCCTTGCAGACACTCAGTTACATGAGGGAGCCCATCCAGGACATGTTGCCAGAGACCATCAGAGAGCTG ACCTTGATGCCTTTATGGGAAGGAGACGATGCCTTCAGGGATCAAGAGCCCTTAGAAATCCCCAAGGAGCTATGGATGATGGTAGACCACCTCTACCGCAACGCCTGCCAACAG GAAGACCTGTTCCAGCAGCCTGGCTTGAGATCAGAGTTTGAACAGATCCGTGATTGTCTGGATGCAGGAATGATGGACACTCTCA TTGGTAGCAATCACTCTGTAGCTGAAGCGCTTCTGCTGTTCTTGGAGAGCCTCCCAGAGCCTGTCATCTGCTACAAGCTGTACAGCAAGTGCCTGGAGCATGCTGACAGCTTTGTGCTGAGTTGTCAG GTTGTGTCCACGTTGCCCAAGTGCcataaaaatgtcttcagttaTCTGATGGCATTTCTGCGGGAGCTGCTGATCCACGAACACTCCAGAAAAAACCACTTGGATGCAAATATTCTTG CTAGTATATTTGGGGGCTTATTGCTGCGGCCCCCTCCTGACCACCCCAAACCGACTGTTGCCGAGAAGCGGAAGGCTCAGCAGTTTGTCCAGCATTTCCTCTTGCGGGAATGTGGTGTGCTGTGA